The following coding sequences are from one Sciurus carolinensis chromosome 11, mSciCar1.2, whole genome shotgun sequence window:
- the Cep126 gene encoding centrosomal protein of 126 kDa isoform X2, with protein MKENSMANLAANKNVFQLKLEETQKLLEDQHLSTLQKFCDEVNHITNSETLSSIDSLEAGEHEEIYLTLSKEPSTSIQQNSVSLKSANLQSTNLNCFDEDKLLFSKTQHINNWLTNLDAQKTQSITCFSDNLSKSNVLPSWECFNNKEQNPSTLSRTMQKVTSTANNNSVAFLYSSPIVVLDKKSEKTSESSTMRTSDSTSGVLERERPLVTESPTFKFSKAWTAPDFLNQEVATFSDQENYSKLTQENRATSIPASFVPTATTLVLPSNIQSAKPLARNNMHINETEPVQCSDKSEELKDVKDEKINYFNCNKEELSLFSDNIEATCLPQNSDSKDKEQKLYETSTSLSNVVSNYDLLDEHKKMKYNIHERNGVRFLKSILKKDSKYEHDYFKALIINQSFKFRNQKAAAIRDSIELTKEKSAEIPKITKKLRWFDETSDIENNAEDSHSLKNRTRMTQQWSQQLHIKSGAGKGIISVPACSVNSSRKKSKDDSISENVAALGGHGTDHAPLNCFIPSSYNFTKQAWPASKKEENKIIMRNSNSKTQKGNSHRSGAKVIRRTGSAKVQSNFIYTNRKGTVIQPWSKSKANTFIQTQGKLIIPHPPPKPTSNIRSGKNMQVSQCQSVITENSQNIITYNCFNSKYVLPTEHNLNQWNQESSPILSDPCSDMVTVIPSLPSYYSSECQTLAKPSHSNGTQMIAQQDGTLYCTQRSPVCEESSQSVTLGTTEEESVPSWKRGNNILSQNERATVSTVTRKKQIVENKRRSPLEQKRKNPGFVGQKYNEQINNFGKSAQLSSSEPKQTTRGTSNNGEVSDSISEFLTAENLLKASVPEDEILTVMNRKQLQKSNLNLNKTQQFNICTLSAEEQKILQSLNHLNGRLRYVQETICKNPSIKNTLQIIPLLNSIPRPRPSSDVGSRLQRKY; from the exons atgaaggaaaatagcATGGCAAACCTAGCTGCTAACAAAAATGTGTTCCAGCTTAAACTGGAGGAAACTCAGAAACTCCTAGAAGATCAGCATTTAAGCACTTTGCAA aaattttgtgaTGAAGTTAATCATATAACCAATTCTGAAACCCTCTCAAGTATAGACAGTCTTGAGGCTGGAGAGCATGAAGAAATATACTTAACACTTAGTAAGGAGCCTTCTACATCAATCCAGCAGAATTCTGTTTCCCTCAAATCAGCAAATCTGCAATCAACTAATCTAAACTGCTTTGATGAAGATAAACTATTGTTCTCTAAAACTCAGCATATCAATAATTGGCTTACAAATTTAGATGCTCAAAAGACTCAGTCCATCACATGTTTCTCAGATAATTTAAGTAAATCTAATGTTCTTCCTTCGTGGGaatgttttaataataaagaacaaaatccaTCCACTTTGAGTAGAACTATGCAAAAAGTCACAAGTACTGCTAATAATAATTCAGTAGCCTTTTTATATAGTTCACCCATAGTTGTACTagataaaaaaagtgaaaaaacctCGGAATCCAGCACTATGAGGACAAGTGACTCAACTTCGGGAGTACTTGAAAGGGAGAGGCCATTAGTTACTGAAAGTCCAACATTTAAATTTAGCAAAGCCTGGACAGCTCCAGATTTTCTAAACCAGGAAGTGGCTACATTTTCTGACCAAGAGAACTACTCTAAATTAACTCAAGAAAATAGAGCTACTTCAATTCCTGCTTCATTTGTACCAACAGCAACAACTTTAGTCTTGCCATCTAATATACAATCAGCTAAGCCGTTAGCAAGGAACAATATGCACATAAATGAAACTGAACCAGTGCAGTGTTCTGATAAGTCAGAAGAATTGAAAGATGttaaagatgaaaagataaactATTTCAATTGTAACAAAGAagaattgtctttattttcagaCAATATTGAAGCCACCTGTTTACCTCAAAATTCTGAttcaaaagacaaagaacaaaaacTGTATGAAACATCAACATCATTGTCTAACGTAGTTTCTAATTATGATTTACTTGATGagcacaagaaaatgaaatacaatattCATGAGCGAAATGGTGTGAGGtttcttaaaagtattttaaagaaagactcTAAATATGAACATGATTATTTTAAGGCACTAATTATAAATCAAAGCTTTAAGTTCAGAAATCAAAAAGCAGCAGCTATCAGAGATAGTATTgaattaacaaaggaaaaaagtgcAGAAATCCCAAAGATTACCAAAAAATTGAGGTGGTTTGATGAAACCAGTGACATAGAAAACAACGCTGAAGACAGTCATTCACTAAAGAATAGAACAAGAATGACTCAACAGTGGTCTCAACAACTCCACATTAAAAGTGGTGCTGGCAAAGGCATAATTAGTGTTCCTGCTTGTTCTGTAAATTCTAGTAGAAAGAAGTCCAAGGATGATTCTATCTCTGAAAATGTTGCTGCtttaggaggtcatggaacagaCCATGCACCTTTGAACTGTTTTATACCTTCAAGTTATAACTTTACTAAACAAGCCTGGCCAGCCtccaaaaaagaggaaaataaaatcattatgcGTAATAGTAATTCTAAAACACAGAAAGGTAATTCACACAGAAGTGGAGCAAAAGTAATCAGGAGAACAGGATCTGCAAAAGTTCAATCCAACTTTATATATACCAATAGAAAAGGAACTGTCATTCAACCATGGTCCAAAAGTAAAGCCAACACATTTATACAAACTCAGGGTAAATTAATTATACCTCATCCTCCTCCTAAACCTACATCAAATATTAGAAGTGGTAAAAATATGCAAGTTTCTCAGTGTCAGTCAGTCATAACTGAAAATTCTCAAAACATTATTACATATAActgttttaattcaaaatatgtgCTTCCAACAGAACATAATTTAAATCAGTGGAATCAAGAAAGTAGTCCTATACTCTCAGATCCTTGTTCTGACATGGTCACTGTGATACCATCTTTACCATCTTATTATTCTTCTGAGTGCCAAACTTTAGCAAAACCAAGTCATTCAAATGGTACTCAAATGATTGCCCAGCAAGATGGGACATTATATTGTACCCAAAGAAGTCCTGTTTGTGAAGAAAGCTCTCAGTCTGTGACTCTTGGAACTACTGAAGAAGAATCAGTTCCCTCATGGAAAAGAGGGAATAACATCCTGAGTCAGAATGAGAGGGCCACTG TTTCTACTGTtacaagaaaaaagcaaattgttGAAAATAAGCGAAGAAGTCCTTtagagcagaaaaggaaaaacccTGGATTTGTAGGACAGAAGTATAATGAGCAAATAAAT aattttggAAAAAGTGCTCAGCTAAGTTCaagtgagccaaaacaaactacAAGGGGTACTTCTAATAATGGAGAAG TTTCAGATAGTATTTCTGAGTTTTTGACAGCTGAAAACCTATTGAAAGCTTCAGTACCTGAGGATGAAATTCTAACTGTCATGAATAGAAAGCAACTACAGAAATCAAATCTGAATTTAAATAAGACCCAGCAATTCAACATCTGCACACTATCAGCTGAAGAACAAAAGATTCTACAGTCCCTTAATCATCTGAATGGAAGGCTACGCT ATGTACAAGAAACCATTTGCAAAAATCCATCCATCAAAAATACTCTACAAATAATACCACTTCTG AACAGCATTCCAAGGCCTCGACCATCTTCTGATGTTGGATCCAGATtgcaaagaaaatattga